A stretch of Candidatus Symbiobacter mobilis CR DNA encodes these proteins:
- a CDS encoding AAA family ATPase, protein MTNTTLPKLPYGLSNFHKLISEGHWYVDRTNYIAQLEAHGSYHVLMRPRRFGKSLFLSMLEHYYDQLRKPEFDALFGQLHVGRNPTPLANAYQVLVLDFSGIDTSRGQDILLQGFARKVEHGALFFLQRYGYPDALQQAIQQQTMPQGKLEVLLRHTALNGQKLLLLIDEYDHFANSLLAEDLDAFRSAVGKGGFVRSFYETIKSATQAGTMDRFFITGVTAIMLDSLTSGFNIAENLTFEEDFHDILGFTREETSALIRPLVEGCKLDAEAVMEDVTHWYNGYRFHRRCHTIYNSDMVLYFAKKFDRKACAYPDRMLDENIASDYGKLMALFAIGDREDNYRVLEALVTEGEVVAQQQRRFDLDKTFGRDDFISLLAYVGFASLVSAQSDRMRYAIPNHVIRELYFQYFLVELERRNQLVLPMHELADALYALSGSNNIEPLRAQLERVLRHLSNRDSIRMDEKHLKVILITLLFQTSVWFLQSEPEVNRRYPDVLLRERSPFELAGQHLIELKYAKKQDGEAGWEAKRQEGLEQIAAYRALPEIAAMAKLHCWLMLTDGERVEVMEGVRAHANAIATSVAPTAD, encoded by the coding sequence ATGACGAACACCACGCTACCCAAACTTCCCTACGGACTAAGCAATTTCCACAAGTTGATCTCCGAAGGTCATTGGTATGTGGATCGCACCAACTACATCGCCCAGCTCGAAGCACACGGCAGCTACCACGTCCTGATGCGCCCGCGCCGCTTTGGCAAAAGCCTGTTTTTGTCGATGCTGGAGCACTACTACGACCAGCTCCGCAAACCGGAATTCGATGCATTGTTTGGACAACTCCACGTCGGCAGGAATCCGACTCCGCTGGCCAATGCCTACCAAGTGCTGGTGCTCGATTTCAGTGGGATCGACACCTCGCGGGGACAGGACATTCTGTTGCAGGGTTTTGCGCGAAAGGTCGAACACGGAGCGCTATTTTTTTTGCAGCGCTATGGCTATCCCGATGCGCTTCAACAGGCTATCCAACAGCAGACTATGCCCCAGGGCAAGCTCGAAGTATTGCTGCGCCACACTGCCCTGAACGGCCAGAAATTGCTGCTGCTGATCGACGAATACGACCACTTTGCCAATAGCCTGCTTGCCGAAGACCTTGATGCTTTTCGTTCTGCCGTTGGCAAAGGCGGGTTCGTTCGCAGCTTCTACGAAACGATCAAATCCGCCACCCAAGCGGGAACCATGGACCGGTTTTTTATTACCGGCGTCACCGCCATCATGCTCGATAGTCTGACCAGCGGGTTCAACATCGCGGAAAACCTGACTTTTGAGGAAGATTTCCATGACATCCTCGGCTTTACCCGTGAGGAAACGTCGGCGTTGATTCGGCCCTTGGTAGAGGGCTGCAAGCTGGATGCTGAGGCGGTGATGGAAGACGTAACCCATTGGTACAACGGGTATCGCTTTCACCGCAGGTGCCACACCATCTACAACTCCGACATGGTGCTGTACTTTGCGAAGAAGTTCGACCGCAAAGCCTGCGCGTACCCGGATCGGATGCTTGACGAAAACATTGCCTCCGACTACGGAAAGCTGATGGCGCTGTTTGCTATTGGCGACCGCGAAGACAACTACCGCGTGCTCGAAGCGTTAGTCACCGAAGGCGAAGTCGTGGCCCAACAGCAGCGCCGGTTTGATCTCGATAAGACCTTTGGCCGCGATGACTTCATTAGCTTGCTCGCATACGTCGGTTTTGCTTCGCTGGTCTCCGCCCAGTCGGATCGGATGCGGTATGCGATTCCCAACCATGTGATTCGCGAGCTGTACTTTCAGTATTTCCTTGTGGAATTGGAGCGGCGCAATCAATTGGTATTGCCGATGCACGAATTGGCCGATGCGCTCTATGCCTTGTCCGGCTCCAACAATATCGAACCCCTGCGTGCCCAGTTGGAGCGCGTATTGCGCCATCTATCGAACCGTGACAGCATTCGCATGGATGAAAAGCACCTCAAAGTCATCCTGATCACGCTACTGTTTCAGACTTCCGTCTGGTTTTTGCAGAGCGAACCCGAGGTGAACCGGCGCTACCCCGATGTGTTGTTACGCGAACGCAGCCCCTTTGAACTGGCCGGACAGCATTTGATCGAACTCAAGTACGCCAAGAAACAAGATGGCGAAGCGGGGTGGGAGGCCAAGCGGCAAGAAGGGCTGGAGCAAATCGCCGCGTACCGTGCGTTGCCGGAGATTGCGGCAATGGCCAAGCTGCATTGCTGGCTGATGTTGACCGATGGAGAAAGGGTCGAGGTAATGGAGGGGGTGCGTGCCCATGCCAACGCCATTGCGACTTCTGTCGCTCCTACAGCAGACTGA
- a CDS encoding NAD(P)/FAD-dependent oxidoreductase: MLRIPELRVPLEQPAAPSSTPTNALLALAAHALGIDASDIAALEVFRRSVDARSSRIWMVYTVDVALADANDESIVLGRLPPHSKIAATPPLPPLPSRTAGQAPAVRPVIVGFGPCGMFAALWLARMGLCPIVLEQGKAVRERTQDAWAFWRKGTLHPLSNIQFGEGGAGTFSDGKLYSQIRDPQHLGRLVLADLVAAGAPPDILVDAHPHIGTFRLVKVVQSLRARIVELGGEVRFGHRVDDIELESLPNGSRLLRGLRVDGEGAPYFLRCDHAILATGHSARTTYAMLHDHGLRLEAKAFSVGVRIEHPQHLIDRARWGHHAGHPALGAAEYRLVHHASNGRTVYSFCMCPGGTVVAAASEPGGVVTNGMSQYSRQERNANAALVVGIDPGDFPQDRSAFVHAFGEMAGERYAQQALHGRLGDARGAHPLSGIALQRRMEADAFALGASSYEAPGQLLCDYLAGKASTGFGDVLPSYRPGVRPTNLEPILPPAVATALREALPAFGRKLRGFDLPDAVLTGVETRTSAPLRIVRGADFQSVNVPGLYPGGEGAGYAGGILSAAIDGIALAQVLGARLGWQA; this comes from the coding sequence ATGCTCCGTATTCCCGAACTTCGTGTTCCTCTGGAACAGCCTGCCGCCCCCAGCAGCACCCCCACGAATGCCTTGCTCGCTCTGGCTGCGCATGCGTTGGGCATTGATGCGAGCGACATCGCTGCCTTGGAGGTGTTTCGCCGCAGTGTCGATGCGCGATCCTCCCGAATCTGGATGGTGTACACGGTGGATGTTGCCCTCGCCGACGCGAACGACGAAAGCATCGTGCTGGGTCGACTGCCACCGCACAGCAAGATCGCAGCCACCCCGCCCCTACCCCCACTGCCCTCCCGCACCGCAGGGCAGGCTCCGGCGGTGCGCCCCGTCATCGTGGGTTTCGGGCCTTGCGGAATGTTTGCCGCGCTCTGGCTAGCGCGGATGGGGTTGTGCCCCATCGTGCTCGAACAAGGCAAGGCGGTGCGCGAACGCACGCAAGATGCCTGGGCATTCTGGCGCAAGGGCACCTTGCACCCGTTGAGCAACATCCAGTTCGGCGAAGGGGGCGCGGGAACGTTTTCCGACGGCAAGCTCTACAGCCAGATTCGCGACCCACAGCACCTGGGGCGTCTGGTGCTGGCCGATCTGGTTGCGGCGGGGGCGCCACCGGACATCCTCGTCGACGCCCACCCGCATATCGGCACGTTCCGGCTCGTCAAGGTCGTGCAATCGCTACGTGCGCGCATCGTCGAGCTGGGCGGTGAGGTGCGCTTTGGCCACCGGGTCGACGATATCGAACTCGAATCGCTACCCAACGGTTCCCGCCTATTGCGCGGACTGCGCGTCGATGGCGAAGGCGCCCCCTACTTTTTGCGCTGTGACCATGCGATTCTGGCCACAGGCCACAGCGCACGCACCACCTACGCCATGCTGCACGATCATGGGCTGCGGCTCGAAGCCAAAGCGTTTTCGGTCGGGGTGCGCATTGAGCACCCGCAACACCTGATCGACCGCGCCCGCTGGGGACACCACGCCGGGCACCCCGCACTGGGGGCTGCGGAATATCGCCTCGTCCACCACGCCAGCAACGGGCGCACTGTCTACAGCTTTTGCATGTGCCCTGGGGGAACCGTGGTTGCGGCAGCTTCCGAACCCGGTGGGGTCGTGACCAACGGAATGAGCCAGTATTCGCGCCAGGAGCGCAACGCCAACGCCGCGCTGGTGGTGGGAATCGACCCCGGAGACTTCCCGCAGGATCGCAGCGCCTTCGTCCACGCTTTCGGTGAGATGGCGGGGGAACGCTATGCGCAGCAAGCCTTGCATGGCAGATTGGGCGATGCACGCGGGGCACACCCTTTATCGGGGATTGCCTTGCAGCGCAGGATGGAGGCCGACGCTTTTGCCTTGGGCGCAAGCAGCTACGAGGCTCCAGGGCAATTGCTGTGCGACTACCTGGCAGGCAAGGCTTCGACGGGTTTTGGCGACGTATTGCCTTCGTACCGGCCCGGCGTTCGCCCCACCAACCTGGAGCCTATCCTGCCGCCAGCAGTCGCCACCGCGCTGCGCGAGGCCCTCCCCGCTTTTGGGCGCAAGCTGCGTGGGTTCGATTTGCCGGATGCTGTCCTTACCGGGGTGGAAACGCGCACCTCAGCCCCGCTGCGCATCGTCCGTGGGGCGGACTTCCAAAGTGTGAACGTACCAGGGCTGTACCCCGGCGGAGAAGGCGCAGGTTATGCGGGGGGCATCCTATCTGCGGCCATTGATGGGATTGCGCTGGCGCAAGTGCTTGGCGCACGCCTGGGGTGGCAGGCATAG
- a CDS encoding recombination-associated protein RdgC: MFKNALVFRLATGWEIGADVVEDHLQRVRFVPCAGSEEFAIGWVEPRGIAHGPLLESISGQWVLKVVMERRSVPASVLQRKLMEQVSAIEASTGRRPGKRELRGLKDDLRMQLLPMAFPKQTAVWVWIDREKGLLVLDTSSQARADEVLTLLLRTLPDVTLSNLETRIAPARAMADWLLAQEAPSGFMIDRECELRATDESAAVVRYTRHEVDTDEVRQHVQSGKTPTRLALTWNGRVSFVLTQEGSLRKIEFLEGVFDQADGDDRFDTDVVLSTSELRVLIPDLIEALGSLASAIDPTTVPSPLPVVGATESTMRR; the protein is encoded by the coding sequence GTGTTCAAAAATGCTTTGGTTTTTCGGCTTGCAACGGGGTGGGAGATCGGCGCCGATGTGGTGGAAGACCACCTGCAGCGCGTTCGCTTCGTGCCCTGTGCGGGTAGCGAGGAGTTTGCGATAGGGTGGGTGGAGCCTCGTGGCATCGCCCATGGCCCCTTGTTGGAATCCATTTCCGGGCAATGGGTGCTGAAGGTGGTGATGGAACGGCGCAGCGTACCGGCTTCGGTACTGCAACGCAAGCTGATGGAACAGGTCTCGGCCATTGAGGCCAGCACGGGGCGACGCCCCGGCAAGCGCGAGCTGCGCGGCCTCAAGGACGATCTGCGGATGCAATTGCTGCCGATGGCCTTCCCCAAGCAAACTGCCGTCTGGGTGTGGATCGACCGGGAAAAGGGCTTGCTGGTGCTCGATACCTCCAGCCAGGCGCGCGCGGATGAGGTGCTCACCCTGCTATTGCGCACCCTGCCGGATGTGACGCTGTCCAATCTGGAAACGCGGATTGCCCCTGCGCGGGCGATGGCCGATTGGTTGTTGGCGCAGGAAGCCCCATCGGGGTTCATGATCGACCGCGAATGCGAGTTGCGTGCCACGGATGAATCCGCAGCAGTGGTGCGCTATACCCGGCACGAGGTCGATACCGACGAAGTGCGCCAGCACGTGCAGTCCGGCAAAACCCCGACCAGGCTGGCCTTGACGTGGAACGGGCGCGTGTCGTTCGTGCTCACGCAGGAAGGTTCGCTGCGCAAAATCGAGTTTCTGGAAGGGGTGTTCGATCAGGCAGACGGGGACGACCGTTTCGACACCGATGTCGTGCTGAGCACTTCCGAATTGCGCGTACTCATCCCCGATCTCATTGAGGCGCTGGGTTCGCTGGCATCTGCGATTGATCCCACCACAGTACCAAGCCCCCTTCCTGTTGTGGGAGCCACGGAAAGTACGATGAGGCGGTAG
- a CDS encoding putative bifunctional diguanylate cyclase/phosphodiesterase, with product MGSSAIDTVRILELLPAPVFTMDELGYLGSWNRSAEQLYGYTANEAIGQHVLFLYATGTEDGQFVGMEEFFQIDGHAVFRVLHRNKSGATFPAELTLAILRHGDRDGVQFVATVTVLPLLQTAESDLLKLHASIIANSDQGILITDGNERIVSVNAAFSRITGYTQQEAVGQSTDILRSGVHDANFREQVRKALLGSGPWQGEIIGKRKNGELFPQSVSISVVRGESGTITHAFSIFSDISVLRASEQRMQQLVNYDSLTGLPNRTLLAQLLGQALATARRNNACCVVLALELSRFSSIKETLGNDVADELLRQVGQRWRTALRDEDVLARVGDTEFIVALLSIQKREHSGIVSQKLLNVLDPPFVIDGNPIHISARIGIAVYPDDGQDTASLLHCADVAVKRLQAEAISSYLFYSPEMNQRAKEQWQLEAELRQALSSGGLMLYYQPKVSLRSGRIVGAEALLRWRHPQHGMISPAKFIPVAEQTGLILDLGNWVLDEACRQIRDWMDRGAHMPPVAINLSARQFDRQLPAKIQSVLDHHGVPTDRLKLEITESLLMRDPDTVIPIMNELVAMGLALAMDDFGTGYSSLSNLKRFPITTLKIDRSFVVGVPNDINDCAIARAIVTMALQLRQEIVAEGIETAEQMVFLRNLGCDQLQGFFFSPAVDAIRFEEMVRNGERLQVHAYS from the coding sequence ATGGGTAGCTCGGCCATCGACACCGTGCGCATTCTCGAACTGCTCCCTGCGCCTGTCTTCACGATGGATGAGCTAGGCTACCTCGGTAGCTGGAATCGTTCCGCAGAACAACTCTACGGGTATACCGCCAACGAGGCCATTGGCCAGCACGTGCTCTTTCTCTATGCCACGGGCACGGAGGACGGGCAGTTCGTCGGCATGGAAGAGTTTTTCCAGATTGACGGTCACGCTGTGTTCCGCGTGTTGCACCGCAACAAATCCGGTGCAACCTTCCCGGCGGAACTCACCCTCGCGATCCTGCGCCATGGCGACCGCGACGGGGTGCAATTCGTTGCCACCGTAACGGTACTGCCGCTGCTACAGACTGCAGAATCGGACTTGCTCAAGCTGCACGCCAGCATCATCGCCAACAGCGACCAAGGCATCCTGATCACCGACGGCAACGAGCGCATCGTCTCGGTCAACGCTGCGTTCAGCCGGATCACCGGCTACACCCAGCAAGAAGCCGTCGGCCAATCCACGGACATCCTGCGCTCCGGCGTGCATGACGCCAACTTTCGCGAGCAGGTGCGCAAAGCCCTGCTGGGTTCAGGCCCCTGGCAGGGGGAAATCATTGGCAAGCGCAAGAACGGGGAACTGTTTCCGCAGTCGGTATCGATCAGCGTGGTGCGCGGGGAATCCGGCACCATCACGCACGCTTTTTCGATCTTTTCAGACATCTCCGTGCTGCGCGCCAGCGAGCAACGCATGCAACAGCTTGTGAACTACGACAGCCTGACCGGGTTGCCCAACCGCACGCTGCTGGCACAACTGCTGGGCCAAGCGTTGGCCACTGCCCGGCGCAACAACGCTTGCTGCGTCGTGCTGGCGCTCGAACTCAGCCGTTTTTCCTCGATCAAGGAAACGCTGGGCAATGACGTGGCCGACGAGCTGCTGCGCCAAGTCGGCCAACGCTGGCGCACCGCGCTGCGGGACGAAGACGTGCTCGCCCGCGTGGGGGACACCGAATTCATCGTCGCGCTATTGAGCATCCAGAAGCGCGAGCACAGCGGCATCGTTTCGCAAAAACTGCTCAACGTCCTCGACCCTCCCTTCGTGATCGACGGCAACCCCATCCATATCAGCGCCCGCATTGGCATCGCCGTCTATCCCGACGATGGGCAAGACACCGCTTCGCTGCTGCATTGCGCCGATGTCGCCGTCAAGCGCCTGCAAGCCGAAGCGATCTCTTCGTATCTGTTCTACAGCCCGGAGATGAACCAACGCGCCAAGGAGCAATGGCAACTCGAAGCCGAGCTGCGCCAGGCGCTCAGCTCCGGCGGGTTGATGCTGTACTACCAGCCCAAAGTCAGCCTGCGCAGCGGGCGCATCGTCGGCGCGGAAGCCTTGCTGCGTTGGCGCCACCCGCAACACGGGATGATCTCTCCCGCCAAATTTATCCCCGTTGCGGAACAAACGGGGCTGATCCTCGACTTGGGCAACTGGGTGCTGGATGAAGCCTGCCGCCAAATTCGAGACTGGATGGATCGTGGCGCGCACATGCCTCCCGTCGCCATCAACCTCTCGGCCCGCCAATTCGACAGACAGCTTCCGGCAAAAATTCAGAGCGTGCTCGACCATCACGGGGTGCCGACCGATCGCCTCAAGCTCGAAATCACCGAAAGCCTGCTGATGCGCGACCCCGATACCGTCATCCCCATCATGAACGAACTGGTGGCCATGGGGCTGGCGCTGGCGATGGATGATTTCGGAACGGGGTATTCGAGCTTGTCCAACCTCAAGCGCTTTCCGATCACCACGCTCAAGATCGACCGATCCTTTGTCGTGGGGGTGCCAAACGACATCAACGACTGCGCCATTGCCCGCGCCATCGTCACGATGGCGTTACAGCTTCGGCAGGAAATCGTCGCGGAAGGCATCGAAACGGCGGAACAGATGGTGTTCCTGCGCAACCTGGGATGCGATCAGCTCCAAGGCTTTTTCTTTAGCCCCGCCGTCGATGCGATACGGTTCGAAGAGATGGTGCGCAACGGCGAGCGGCTACAGGTACACGCCTATTCCTAG
- a CDS encoding EAL and HDOD domain-containing protein yields the protein MSPPHVLVFVRLLADRSLRPTAMLLEVPEPGDAIETSLLEWVHHPAFAGVAQRVQWAILASQAAQLSESTQQFLAQAGCKTLDASSVYRTDGPAKPELPPTATWLDGEWYLAPPPQPGNTRSASRSQALRLVQLVVADADTRDIEDVFRQDPALSYHLLRLVNSVGMGAGRQITSFSQAILMLGRQQLRRWLNLMLFSASHEDHRSAMLPTRVTWRSRLMELLAREAGMDRSDQDLAFMTGMFSMLGFLFGSPLPDVLATLPLHETLVAAVLRQEGELGQLLALVQSYERQDAAGVLEGLDRLSISGSDFHQLCLESSQWMLELLHGMQE from the coding sequence ATGAGTCCTCCCCATGTTTTGGTGTTCGTGCGCCTGCTTGCCGACCGCTCGCTACGCCCTACAGCAATGTTGCTGGAAGTGCCAGAACCTGGCGACGCTATCGAGACCTCCCTGCTCGAATGGGTGCATCACCCGGCTTTTGCCGGCGTTGCACAGCGTGTGCAGTGGGCCATATTGGCATCCCAGGCTGCCCAGCTTTCCGAATCCACCCAGCAGTTCCTTGCGCAGGCTGGATGCAAAACACTCGATGCATCCTCGGTCTATCGAACGGATGGTCCCGCCAAACCGGAATTGCCGCCGACGGCAACGTGGCTCGATGGGGAATGGTACTTGGCGCCTCCCCCGCAACCTGGAAACACACGCAGCGCCTCCCGCAGCCAGGCGCTACGGCTGGTGCAGTTGGTCGTTGCCGACGCAGACACCCGCGACATCGAAGACGTCTTTCGCCAGGATCCCGCCCTCTCGTACCACCTCCTGCGGCTCGTTAATTCGGTGGGGATGGGGGCAGGTCGGCAGATCACGAGCTTCTCGCAAGCGATTCTGATGCTGGGCAGACAGCAGCTTCGCAGATGGCTCAACCTGATGCTCTTTTCTGCCAGCCATGAGGATCATCGCTCGGCCATGCTCCCCACGCGGGTGACATGGCGTTCCCGGTTGATGGAACTGCTCGCACGCGAAGCTGGCATGGATCGATCCGACCAAGACTTGGCGTTCATGACCGGGATGTTTTCGATGCTCGGCTTCCTGTTCGGTTCCCCGCTCCCGGACGTGCTGGCTACCCTTCCGCTGCATGAAACGCTCGTCGCGGCAGTGCTGCGACAGGAGGGGGAGCTGGGCCAATTGCTCGCGCTCGTGCAGTCCTACGAACGGCAGGACGCTGCGGGAGTGCTCGAAGGGTTGGATCGCTTGTCGATCTCCGGCAGCGACTTCCATCAGCTTTGTCTGGAATCCAGCCAGTGGATGCTCGAACTCCTCCATGGAATGCAGGAGTAA
- a CDS encoding Spy/CpxP family protein refolding chaperone gives MHTTLRTFALACTLAAASIAQARPDSAPPMPCDPPMQAWGMPGAGGRGMGKMTPEARQARHEQRLAVLKAQLKLQPQQEAAWKEFTQTMQPPQARQRPPFDPVEMATLTTPQRIEKMQALHEQFQAERTAQWQRHTQAVQKFYAALDADQQKVFDASAMPGPGSFGRGHKRGPGR, from the coding sequence ATGCACACCACACTTCGCACCTTCGCCCTTGCTTGCACGCTGGCTGCCGCCAGCATCGCCCAAGCCCGACCCGACTCCGCACCCCCCATGCCTTGCGACCCCCCGATGCAGGCATGGGGAATGCCCGGCGCAGGCGGCAGAGGCATGGGCAAGATGACTCCCGAAGCACGGCAGGCCCGGCACGAACAGCGCCTGGCCGTACTGAAGGCGCAACTCAAGTTGCAGCCCCAGCAGGAAGCAGCGTGGAAGGAATTCACCCAGACCATGCAACCCCCGCAAGCCCGGCAACGCCCGCCCTTCGACCCCGTCGAAATGGCCACGCTGACCACCCCGCAGCGCATCGAAAAAATGCAGGCCCTGCACGAACAATTCCAGGCGGAGCGCACCGCCCAATGGCAACGGCACACGCAAGCAGTGCAAAAGTTCTACGCTGCCCTGGATGCAGATCAACAGAAGGTCTTCGACGCCAGCGCGATGCCCGGCCCGGGGTCATTCGGGCGCGGCCACAAGAGAGGGCCTGGACGGTAA
- the crcB gene encoding fluoride efflux transporter CrcB: protein MLHSMFAISLGASMGAVIRWLLGTSLNAIFPTIPPGTLAANLIGGYLIGVALDIFANNPGIAPEWKLFVITGFLGGMTTFSTFSAEVTSLVQQGRIVWAMAGIGLHVVGSLAMTLLGLATMAFLKRL, encoded by the coding sequence GTGCTGCATTCCATGTTCGCCATCAGCCTGGGCGCCTCTATGGGCGCGGTAATTCGGTGGTTGTTGGGGACATCGCTCAACGCCATCTTCCCCACGATCCCACCCGGAACCTTGGCCGCGAACCTGATCGGCGGCTATTTGATTGGCGTGGCGCTCGACATTTTTGCCAACAACCCTGGCATTGCGCCCGAATGGAAACTGTTCGTCATCACAGGGTTTCTCGGTGGAATGACAACTTTCTCGACCTTCTCGGCGGAAGTCACGTCACTCGTCCAACAAGGGCGCATCGTCTGGGCCATGGCTGGGATAGGCCTGCATGTCGTCGGCTCCTTGGCGATGACCCTTCTGGGGCTGGCCACCATGGCCTTTTTGAAACGCTTGTGA
- a CDS encoding GGDEF domain-containing protein — MTAKKPFEIARDTLKQLTVRKLPPTPTNYQRVYSEIAGLPIEPPFPLDRLRDIALSLPAKTPGQQKQKALLESAIGNLNWNGVKSALMAYGGFTPATSAPGSAPGEAETKPLVESKVAVTAASPSAGTYALTGEFFALIARLIEYTLPALTSDDERFLSQTQALIAALREPSPDPTSVKLSLANYTNRLSFAAEDQAEIKSMLLRLLHLIIDNIGQLSIDDSWLLGQVEALKTVCAPPLTLRRLDDLERRLKDVIFKQAQAKERATQVQEDMRRMLGAFVERLGAMSTSTGVFHSQMEENAKLIEQAKSLTDIAPVLKRVVSATRDIAHETLSARDELQGMRRKVEATEAELAKLHQELDRISAQARHDPLTGALNRQGLDEAINREVANLRRKEAPLSVSLLDIDNFKKLNDSLGHAAGDEALAHLASVAREVMRPQDTLARYGGEEFVILLPDTNLEQGIEAMTRLQRELTKRFFLAGTEKVLITFSAGVAQVAADEEVPEAIRRADQAMYLAKRAGKNRVCGA, encoded by the coding sequence ATGACTGCCAAAAAACCGTTCGAAATTGCCCGTGACACCCTCAAGCAACTCACGGTTCGCAAGTTGCCCCCCACGCCGACGAACTATCAGCGTGTCTACAGCGAGATTGCCGGGTTGCCGATCGAACCCCCGTTCCCACTGGATCGACTACGGGACATCGCCTTGTCGTTGCCGGCCAAGACACCGGGGCAGCAAAAGCAAAAGGCTTTGCTCGAATCTGCCATTGGCAATCTCAATTGGAATGGTGTCAAGAGTGCGCTGATGGCGTATGGGGGGTTCACGCCAGCGACTTCCGCACCGGGGAGTGCGCCGGGGGAGGCGGAGACCAAGCCCTTGGTCGAATCTAAGGTTGCCGTTACCGCAGCCAGTCCCAGCGCAGGTACTTATGCGCTGACGGGGGAGTTTTTTGCCCTGATCGCTCGCTTGATCGAGTACACCCTGCCGGCCTTGACTAGCGACGACGAACGCTTTTTGTCGCAGACGCAGGCGTTGATTGCCGCGCTGCGTGAACCCAGCCCCGACCCGACTTCGGTCAAGCTGTCGTTGGCGAATTACACCAATCGTCTGTCTTTTGCTGCCGAAGATCAGGCAGAGATCAAATCCATGCTGTTGCGACTGCTGCACCTGATCATCGACAACATTGGCCAGCTCAGCATCGACGACAGTTGGTTGCTGGGCCAAGTCGAAGCGCTCAAGACGGTGTGTGCCCCACCGCTGACGCTACGCAGGCTTGATGACCTGGAGCGCCGCCTCAAGGACGTGATCTTCAAGCAAGCCCAGGCCAAGGAGCGCGCCACCCAGGTGCAGGAAGACATGCGCCGCATGCTCGGCGCCTTCGTCGAACGTCTGGGCGCTATGTCTACCTCTACGGGTGTTTTCCACTCGCAGATGGAAGAAAACGCCAAACTCATTGAGCAGGCCAAAAGCCTGACGGATATTGCTCCGGTGCTCAAGCGGGTGGTCAGCGCCACGCGCGATATTGCGCACGAAACCCTGTCTGCGCGCGACGAGCTTCAGGGCATGCGCCGCAAGGTCGAGGCCACGGAAGCAGAACTGGCTAAGCTGCACCAAGAGCTGGATCGAATCAGCGCCCAGGCCCGCCACGATCCCCTGACTGGCGCGCTCAACCGCCAGGGACTGGATGAGGCGATCAACCGGGAAGTGGCCAACCTGCGCCGCAAGGAAGCTCCGTTGAGCGTTTCCCTGCTCGACATCGACAACTTCAAGAAACTGAACGATTCGCTCGGCCATGCAGCCGGGGACGAGGCGCTGGCGCACTTGGCCAGCGTTGCGCGGGAAGTAATGCGCCCGCAAGACACCCTGGCGCGCTATGGTGGGGAGGAATTTGTGATCTTGTTGCCGGACACGAACCTGGAACAGGGCATCGAAGCGATGACCCGCCTGCAGCGGGAGCTGACCAAGCGCTTTTTCCTTGCAGGAACGGAGAAAGTACTCATCACCTTCAGCGCCGGTGTGGCACAGGTGGCCGCCGATGAGGAAGTGCCGGAAGCCATCCGCCGCGCCGACCAGGCGATGTACCTGGCCAAGCGCGCTGGCAAAAACAGGGTGTGCGGGGCCTGA